DNA sequence from the Nodosilinea sp. FACHB-141 genome:
TTGGCTAAAATTGATACCTGACTCATGGTAAAGCCCGACGATTCTAGAGCCTTAACCGCTTGCTCTGCTTGGTCTTCCTTAGAGAAAAAACCGATGCCTTTATAGGTAAGTTGTGCTGTCATTGGGGTCTCCTAACCAACCGAATGAAAGACGCTACATGTCTGCTTAGCTTCATCTTTTGCCTTTTATCAGCGATCCTCATCAGCCTGTAGATACAGTCTTTCTTTCGGCTCGAGATGGTTTTTAGTACCTTTAGCGATCGCCCAATTACAGCTCTCTAATTGGCGTCTCAAGCTCCTCATCAGACCCTTCAAGCATTAATCTCCAAACCCTTCTAGAGCGTACGGTAGTCTTTCTCTAACTAAAGACAGAGACGCGGCCACAACTATCTGCCTCACCCGTCAGAGGCTAAGCTCGGCTCCGGTGCCTAAGCTATGAGGATCGCTTCCCTCGGATTGCTCTGCCCTAAGCGCAGCTGCGATCGCAATGTCAGTCTCCTTGGAGCTTACACCATGACTGCATCTCAAACTTCAGTTGGCGATCGCTCTGTCTCTAAAGAGGTTCAATCCTCCTCAGAGAATCGAATACGTTACGCCGTAGTGGGGCTTGGCTGGTTTGCCCAGACCGCAGCACTACCCTCCTTCCCCAGTTCTGAAAACTCCGAAGTCGTGGCCTTGGTTTCTGATGATCCCGTCAAGCTGCAAGAACTTAGCCAAAGTTACGGAATTCAGCATACCTACAGCTACGACGAATACGAAGATTGCTTAACGAGCGGAGCAGTAGATGCTGTTTATATTGCGTTGCCCGACCATTTGCACTGTGAGTACACTGTGCGGGCAGCAAATCAGGGCATTCACGTGCTGTGCGAAAAACCGATGGCCACCACAGTAGCCGAGGGTGAACGCATGATTCAGGCTTGTCAAAGCAACGGCGTCAAGCTAATGATTGCCTACCGCCTTCACCTTGACCCAGCCAATATGCGGGCGGTCGAAATTGTCCAATCAGGTCAGATTGGGCAACCCCGCATTTTTAACTCCGTCTTCTCGCAACAGGTTAGGGGAAACAATATTCGGCTTCGGCAAGCAACCGGAGGCGGTACCCTAGAAGACATCGGCATTTACTGCATTAACGCTGCCCGATATCTGTTTCAGGCCGAACCCGTTGAAGTGTTCGCTATGGCGGCTAATAACGGTAAAGAGCGGTTTCGTGAAGTTGACGAAATGATCAGCGTCATACTCCGCTTTCCCGATCAGCAATTGGCAAACTTTACCGTCAGTTTTGGGGCCAGTCCGGTTTCGACCTATCATATTATCGGCACAGAGGGCGATCTGCGGCTAGAGTCGGCCTATGCGTGGGATGCAGAAATTACCCACCACCTGACCATCAACAATGAACTCTCCCGGCAGACATTTGCTTCCCATGGCCAGCTAGCCGCTGAATTTGCCTATTTCTCTAACTGCATCATACAGAACGAAGACCCGGAACCCTCGGGGATAGAGGGCCTTAACGATATCCGCATCATTTGTGCTCTGCATGAATCGATTCAACAGGGTAAACCCGTCGTTCTCGACCAGATGAACTTTGTCCAGCACCCAACAGCTGACCTCATCACGGTTCGCCCAACCAGTGTAGACCCTGCTAATCTCATCCATGCAGCTAGCCCAGAGGATAGCTAGAGTTAAGGTAGCTAAGTCGTTTTAAGTCTCAAATTAACTGCACTCAAACCCAAAATTCTATATCCCGTTAAGGAATAAACCATGTCTTCCCATTCACCCACTTTTCACGATGAGCAAAGCTTGGCAGACGCGGCAGAAGACCTTGGCAACCAAGCTTTACAGCAGGGGCTAATCCACAGTTTTGTCGTGCGCCACTTTGCCGACACCCGGCAATTCTATATTCCCGACGAGCATCAGGAGCCGCTCACGCCAGAGCAAGCTTATTTGCAGTTAAAGGCATTGGTGAAACCATCAAATCAACCATAACCCAACAGATTGACTGAAAGTAGCCCCCACTAACAGTGAAAGCTACTTTCGTGAAAGAGCGTAGGTATTCTCTTTATAGCTGCACATTTTCTAATTGAACTGAGGCTGAACTAACATCAGCAAAGACATTTAGAGCGGGGTAGAACTCTAGAGGTAATGATGAATTTGTTAGGGTGATTAAGAAGCTACGCAACGATGCCTATGCTGCCCTGCCCTGACTGCACCTCCGAACGGACCGTCAAGAATGGCCACATTCACACCGGCAAGCAACGGTATCTGTGCCGTAACTGTGGTCGTCAGTTTGTTGAGGACCCAACCAACAAAGTCATTGACACCGCGACCCGTGAGCTAATCGACCGCCTGTTGTTAGAGCGCATCTCGATGGCTGGTATTGCTCGGGCGGTTCAAGTTTCCGAGCAATGGCTGCAAGACTATGTCACCTGCAAAGCAGCCCAGATGCCCACTCAAGCCACGGTCCGGCCCAAAAAAAGGGGCCGTTGACGGTGCAATGCGATGAACTCTGGTCGTTTGTCGACCACAAGGGCAACAAACAATGGGTCTGGCTAGCCCTTGATGCCGAGACCCGTGAGATTATCGGAGTTCATGTCGGTGACCGCTCTGCCCAGAGTGCAGAACGGCTCTGGGACACATTGCCTAAAGTCTATCGGCAGTGTGCGGTTATCTATACCGATGCTTGGGAGGCCTACCAAAAGGTGCTACCCCGCCATCGCCACCGGGTCGTCAGCAAGGCGAGCGGTAAGACGAGTTACATTGAGCGATTCAACAATACTCTCAGACAGCGGGTTTCACGCTTTGTCAGACGCAGCTTAGCCTTCTCTAAAAGTCTGCGCAATCACATTGGCTTGCTGTGGAATTTATTCACCACTACAACGCATCATTACCTCTCTAGTACTACCTAGAGCGGCATACAGATTCCACCCCTAGGATCAGAACACCCTTGCTAAAGTTGGCTTCTCATCCTTTCCTTGTTCATACTTTTTGCTATGAGAAAGTGTTCGCTGCACCCTGGCACTCGCTAAAACATGCGCTAGCACAGACAATGCCCCTAGACGAATCTTGATTCATCCAGGGGCATTTGCCTATAACTGATTTTTGCCAATTACGTTGACATGCTATTCAGCAACTTCAGACTCAGCTTCTTTTTTCTTTGCTTCCTGCTTCTTTTCTCCTTTTTCGTTGATGTTGTCAACAAATTCTGTAATGCGCTCTTCGTTCTTTTCGGCGTAAGACTTGTGCTGCTTGTCAGTCATAGGATTAACCTCAGTGGTCTAATTATTCAGGTTTTAGTTTAGCGGCAGCTTCAAGCACCACCATCTACTTAATGAGTGATTTGCTTTAGGCAATGCTCTACCACAAGGACTAATACCAATTGACATGAGGGAATAACCAAATGATTTTGACTTATTCCTTTCAGACAATTAAAGCTTGTATCCCCTAGTTCACGAGTTGTTTGGCCATAAAGCATTGAGAAATTGATGGGTTCTTTGGAAAATGTTTCTCAACTAATTTGAACGGCTGAGAAGCGCAGATTGCTGGCGATCGCTAGCTCAATCAAGCCGTCAAAGGACTATGCCCGCAAACGACATCTCACCCGTGGGATCTCCTCCTTTCTACAATTTTTGATCCCTCCAATGAGCGATAAGGCTAACCGATCGCAACCTTTAGGATGTTAAATAATGCAGCGATCGCCAGCTTTGCAATAGCTGCTGGCCTCGCACAACAAGGAGGAAGCACAATATGGCTTCACAGCACAGACGAGCAGTAGGCATTTTCTCCAGCCGTCCTAAAACAGCATCGGCTTTGCAGGCCCTCGGTGACTCAGGCTTTGCCATGGGTCACGTGTCAGTAATTGCTAAAGACTCCGAGCGGCAGAGCGCGATCGCTGGAGTCGAAGTAACAGACGAGGTTAGCAACCAAGCCGGTAAAGCCAGTACCGTCGGCGCGGTGACAGGCGGTGTATTGGGAGGAGTCACTGGTTTACTCGTAGGCCTTGGCACGTTAGTCATCCCTGGCATTGGCCCTGCCGTACTGGCAGGTGAAGCCGCTGCAGTCATGTCTACGCTGATCGGCGGAGCGGCTGGGGCCGCTGCCGGTGGTTTAGCGGGTGCATTAGTTGGTTTAGGTATCCCTGAGCACCGGGCTAAGCATTACCTCGATCGCGTAGCCCGAGGCGAATACCTCGTTATGCTCAAGGATACTGAGCCCGAAATTGCACGTGCAGAACGTACCCTCAGGGCGGCGGGCATTGAAGATTGGGGAGTTTACGAGACTCCAGCCGACGCAGCCGATGCCAGAAGTGGTTCTCCCAACGCCACATTCAACGGGGCCGCTGACGTCACTGAGGGGCGAGGCAATCCCTACAACCGAGTCGATCATCCCATGGATGAAGCTTACCCCAATGACGGTTCTCGTCGAGGGGAAGAGGTGCCCTTAGCCACTGGACTGCCCCACGCTTCAAACCCATTGGAGCCCTAAAACGCTGAAAGCTTAGATGCTGAAAGCTAGCAGCCAAGTTGAGAACATAGGCCACCTGGCCGCGCCCATGGTCTAGTGCTGCTAAAAGCGCTGTTGTTATTGAGGAAAAACCCGTGAATTTCTTGAAGTCTATCCGTCTTGGGGTGATTGCCCTGTGTTTAGGAGTAATTTTGCTTACCACTAGTGCCTGTGGTAGCGCTACTCAAACCAGTACCGCCCCCCGCCTATCGCCTACCAGTGCCTATAGTCAGCTCGAACGGGGTGACACCGCTAGTGGCGAAAGCTACGGGCGATGGGTTATGCAGACTGCCAAAGGATTGGTTAGCGATGCTTTTGTCCGTGACAACAACAAGCTCGGCGTTGTGATTTCACCCGATGTGCAGCCCCGAGAGGTAAAAACATTAGCCCAGTCGCTGGTGCAAGGGTTCCACAAAAAGTTTCCCAATCGGGATCTGAGCGTCTTGGTCTATGCACCTGACAAAGAGCTAATTCTAACCGCTAAATACGACGATACGACCCGGCAGGTTGAGTACCAATAGGTAACGGCACTCCCCGAAGGCGCGGCTAAATCGAGTTATCAGTCTCGAAAGTGCCATCCACTGCAACATTCTTAAGTTGCTTAGGGAAGGGGAGCCTTGAAAATAGCGGTTTTCTACAGCTCTAGAAAAGCTGTAGAGACAGACCGGTCAATTTGATAGCAAAAAACAAAAATTTGGAGAGTTACGCTATGAGTAGCAGCAAAGATTACAAACGTGAAATCATGAATGACTTGGCTGGTGGCAATGTCGAGGGCATTGATGCCAAAGCCACCCAGCCTGAGAAAGAGTATGCCAACTTTGATGACTTCGCCAATCGTTCCTCTCGCAACGAGCGCCGAGAGTTGTTTGGGCGTGGGTTTCACCCGGACCGCATTCCCACCAGTGAAATGGAGCCTGAACTGCGTAAGGCGATCGCTCAGATCAAGCCCCAGCAGCGAGACGATGTTGCTCGCGACCTGTTCAAGCATCTCAAAGAGCGCGGTCTCAACGATCGCGACCTAGAGAGACAGCTAGGGCTATCGACCCACCACACCGGTCGTATGAATGAAGACGATGTCTCTAAACTGGCTGCTTTTGCCTACCACAACCACCCCGATGTTTTTCAGGATGTGCTGGCTGACCAACCCACTATTCTCAAGTTTTTGAGCAATCCAATGGTAGGTGCAGCTGTAGGTGCGATCGCCGCTAAGTGGTTGGGCAAGCGCTAAGAGTCCTGACTCTGCCGCCCAGCCTAGGATTAGCCTGGGCGGCAGAACCCGCATTTAGTAAGCATCTGCTGAATTGGTGCTCCTATTGATCCTAAAAAGCCGAGGGTTACAGTAACCCTCGGCTTTTTAGGCGTCTACTTATATATGAGCCTTTTCTACCTCAATTGGAGCCTGAGGCAATAGACAAGCATTGGACAGAAGACCGAGAGCCCCATATCCTTTAGACCGGCTTTATTCTACAGTGACAGCGGGCAGCTCTAGGCAGTAGCCAGCTCCGTAGACGGTCTTAATGAATTTAGGGTGCCGGGGATCAGGCTCTAGTTTGGTGCGCAGGTGCCGTACGTGAACTCGAATGGTTTCGATATCGTCGTTAGGCTCATAGCCCCAGACCTCTTGCAAGATTTGGCTAGGAGATACGGTCTGACCATGGCGCTGGAGCAGGCAGTGCAGCAGCTCAAACTCCAGATGGGTCAGTTTGACGGTGCCGTCAAACCAAATTGCTTCGTAGCGCTCAGGAATCAGAGTAAGGGGGCCATAGTTAAGAATTTCGCTGTGTTTGGCCGCCTGAGGAATGCGATCGGTGCGGCGCAGCAGAGCGCGCACTCGCGCCAGCATTTCATCTAGCTCAAAGGGTTTAGTGAGGTAGTCGTCGGCCCCAGCATTAAAGCCATCAACCTTATCTTGGGTCTGCGACAGGGCCGTGAGCATGAGCACAGGAATTTCGGCGGTGCGGCGATCGCGGCGGAGGCGCTGGCACACGGTTAGCCCGTCCACCTTAGGCAGCATCAGGTCGAGCATGATCAAATCAGGCAGCAGCTGCACGGCTAGGGCCTGGCCCTTAATACCATCCCCAGCCTGGTTGACGTCGTAGCCTGCCATTTCCAAATTGACGGAAACGAGCTCCGCGATCGCAGGATCATCATCAATGACAAGAATACGAGGCATTACCAACTAGACCTGACAACCCTAAAACAACACTGACTCAGCTAGAGGCAAGCCACAAAGCTTTGAGTAGCCTAGCATCACAACGTAAAGAGCCGTGTCGGAATAATACAATTCCTCGATAAATTATAAGCAGAACCCTTAAATTTCCTTAAGTAAATCGGGTTACAGCCTTCTGAGCTTAAGGTTTCCTTTAGATTTCGAAGCGATCCTATCTCCTTTTGCCAGATCCCCAAAGGGACATTGGCGCAGAAGAGTGACTGCCTGTACTGACTATTAATCTAGAAACTCCCCAGGTAGGATTCGAACCTACGACCAATCGGTTAACAGCCGACCGCTCTACCACTGAGCTACTGAGGATTAACTGCGAAGCTCGCGAAGCTTATATTAACGATAAGTGTGCAACCTTGACAACCCTCCAATGAAAATTTTTGGGACAATTTTAGATCGGAACGGTTAGCGGTCATTCTGATGCTGGCTTGGGGCTTCAACCTCATGCCAAATTTTCATGCTGCCATTGTGGGCCACTCATGGTATAGTCAAAGACTGTGTCGAAATTGTGGTAACCATGCCCAAGCTTAAGTCTCGCAAAGCTGCCGCTAAGCGCTTTCGTCGCAGTGGCAGCGGCAAAATCATGCGTCGCAAGGCGTTCAAGAACCACATGTTGCAGCACAAAAATGCTGAGCGTCGTTCTCGTCTGTCTAAGATTGCCTTAGTGTCGGAAGAAGACGCTCCCAACGTGGAGCTAATGTTGCCCTACCTCTAGGTAAGGGACTTTGAGTCTGCTAGTAGTCATTAATAGTTCCAAGGGTTAAACAGTCATGGCACGTGTCAAGCGCGGCAACGTAGCACGCAAGCGCCGCAACAAAATTCTCAAGCTAGCCAAAGGGTTTAGAGGGTCGCACTCTAAGCTGTTTCGCACAGCCAATCAGCAGGTGATGAAGGCGCTGCGATACGCCTACCGCGATCGCCGCAACCGGAAGCGCGATTTTCGCCGCCTGTGGATCACCCGCATCAACGCGGCTTCTCGCATGCACGGTTTGAGCTATAGCCAGCTAATTGGTCAGCTCAAGAAAGCTAATATCGACATCAACCGCAAAATGCTGGCCCAAATGGCTGTGCTCGATCCCGATGGGTTTGCGAAAGTGGTTGAAGTTGCCAACCAATCTTAGAGATTGGCCCAGACAGTAGGGGCAGTCGTAGTTTAGGCACGGCCGCACCATGACATGGAACTGGCTTGGGTTTGGTTTAGCACTGGGGGCGCAGCTGGCTGTGCTCCCAGTTTTTGCTGCGGATCTTGACACCATTCGTGCTCGCGGGCACCTGGTGGTAGCGGTGCGGGATGGCTGGCAGCCCTTGAGTTTTCGCGATCGCGAAGGCGACCTGGTCGGTTTAGAAATTGACCTGGCCCACGGGCTGGCGACGGCAATTTTTTCTGACCCAGCGGCGGTTGAGTTTGTGGTAGTGCCCAACGGCGATCGCCTGCCGGCAGTGCTGGAAGATCGCGCTGACGTAGCGATCGCCGGCCTGACCCTGACTTCCGGTCGCCAACGGCTTGTGAGCTTTAGCCCACCCTATTACCTCGACGGAGCCGCTGTTCTGGTGCGCGATCCCCAGGTGCAGAGCCTAAGCGACCTCCAGCGCCAGCGGCTAGGGGTGCTTCAGGGGTCAAGTACTGTGGCGATAGTGCGCTATCTGCTGCCGCTAGCTATCCTCACCCCGCTAAACAGCTATCAAGATGCTTTCGATCGCCTCAGCACCGGCCAAATTGACGGCTTTGCTGGTGATGTGACGGCGCTAAGCGGTTGGCAGCAGGCCCACAGCGGCTACTATTTGGTGCCCAGTCTGCTGTCAGCTGAACCCCTGGCGATCGCCTTGCCCAAGGGCACTCAGTACAATGAATTACGTAGCCTGGTCAACCAAACCGTCATTGATTGGCACCAAAACGGCTGGCTAGAAGAACGGACCACCTTCTGGGGGTTGCCCTAGCCATGGCAAGATAAGGTAGTTCTCAAGTGCAGACAAAGACCGCATGGAAAACAGCAACCTGCTCCTTATTTATCTAGGTATTCTGCTGGCGTTGCTGAGCGTTGCCGCTTTTTTTGTGGTGCGCCAGGTAATCAAGACCCGCCGCATCGAAAGCACTCTGGGGAGGCTTCAGTCACGGTTAACCAAAGAAAAGGGCACCGCCCAGGAGTACTACGAGCTGGGCAGTCTATTGCTCGACAAAAAGCTCTACACCCAGGCCGCCCTCTACCTCCAGCAGGCCATTAAGCAACTGGGTAACGACGAAGCCGAAAACGCCGCCGTGGTTTACAACGCCCTGGGCTACTCCTACTTCGCTCAAGACCAGTATGACCTGGCTATTCGCAACTATAAAGAAGCGCTCAAAATTTCGCCCGAGTACGTCACCGCCCTCAACAACCTAGGCCACAGCTACGAGCGCAAGCAGCTCACCACCCAGGCCCTGGAGATGTACGAAGCCGCATTGGCCCTCGAACCCAAAAACTCCACCGCCCGTCGTCGCTTCGACTCGCTCAAAAAGCGTGTTGCTCCCGCCGAAAAATCTTAGCTGTAGGGCCAACTTTCTCGGGCTCAGCCTTCTTCTAGGCAGGCGTTATGAAAATACAATCTTTAGGGTATATAAGTAGGTATAGGGATCCTGCTAGGCCAGGATATTGCACCGATACTCTACCTCTTTCTGCTCTTCATTGTTTTTCAGGGAGTGGTTTATGCGCCTCGATACTGGTACTCCGCTTACTCGGCTTTTTTCAGCGCTAGTGACTATTTTAGCGCTGCTAGCTTTTGGTTTCGTGGCCTGGAAGGCGTTTGACGTCTGGCGTTCTGACCCGGCGGTGGAAGGCATTCAGGATATTTTGCAACCCAAGCAGTAACGCCACTGCCTAGCCCTTGCCTGGTAGGATGTGGAGGTTCTTTGCCCCACAGTGTTTCCATGCCGGAGCTAACCGGGCTGCCAGCGCTGCCCAATCATGCTGATGCGGCCGTTTACCGCATTCTCGATGCCAACCTCGATCGCGCCCGCGAAGGGCTACGCGTTATTGAAGAGTGGTGCCGCTTTGGACTGAATAACTCAGCTCAAACCGAGCAGCTTAAGCACCTGCGGCAAACCTTGGCTCAATGGCATGCCCCTGAGCTGCGCCTGTGCCGCGACACCCCTGGCGACCCTGGCACTGCCCTAACTCACTCCCAAGAGGCCGAGCGCACTAATGTGACAGCGGTGCTCCAGGCCAATTTTTGCCGGGTGCAAGAGGCCCTACGAGCTTTAGAAGAATACGGCAAGCTCTACCGTGATGACCTGGCAGCAGGGTCTAAGGCCATGCGCTACCAGGTTTACGCTCTGGAGAGCGAAATTCTTGGCGGTCATCGGCTTCAGCGGCTGCGCCAGGGCTTGACTTATCTGGTGACATCGCCCTGCGATCGCCTGCTGCCCATTGTCGAAGCTGCGCTGCAGGGAGGCATTGCCCTGGTGCAGTACCGCGACAAAGATACAGATGACTACCTGCGGTTAGAGCTGGCCCAAAAACTGAAGGATCTGTGCCACCGCTACGGAGCGCTATTTTTAATCAACGATCGCGTCGATCTCGCCCTAGCTGTGGAAGCTGACGGCGTTCACCTGGGACAAACCGACCTGCCCGTCTTCACCGCCCGCCAGTTGCTGGGCAATCAGCGCATCATTGGTCGCTCGACCACTAGCCCTGACGAAATGCAGCGAGCGATCGCCGAAGGTGCCGACTACATCGGCGTTGGCCCAGTCTATACCACCCCAACCAAACCCGGCAAAGCTGCCGCTGGCCTCGACTACGTGCGCTATGCCGCTGAGCACGCCACCGTGCCCTGGTATGCGATCGGCGGCATCAACACCGAAAATCTAAGCGAAGTGTTGCAGACCGGAGCCGAGCGAGTTGCCGTCGTGCGGGCGCTGATCGAAGCCGAAAACCCTACCCTGATTGCCCAGTACTTTGCTGCTCAAACCAACCACCGTCGAGCCTTTCACACCGTCGCCGCGTCAACTGGTTGACCGGCTATCAAGCGGATTGACTGTCGTCAACAACAAGGTTTGAGGTGCAAGGTATAGGGTCTAAGGTTGCCATGCATTCCTAAACCCTATCCCTGATCCCTTACACCCTATACCCGACTTCCCCATGATCGATCCCACCACCGATAACTTTCATCTTCTCGTCAATGGCGAATCTCAGCCCTGCGCTTCTGGTACGCTGCTGCCCAATTTTCTAGAATCATTAGGTATGAATCCTCGTCTGGTGGCGGTGGAGTACAACGGCGAAATTCTTCATCGCCAGTTGTGGGAAACTACCTACCTGCGTCCCAATGACAGACTGGAAATCGTCACTATTGTCGGAGGCGGTTAGGGCCTCTAGGTACGGGTTTCCACCGCTAGTTTGCCAAGCAGCAGCAGCACTTCGCGTTACATTAAAGACATAAAGCACTCCACGTTAGCACCCGGTTTTACGCGATGGTTAAACAACTTTTTCAACGCCTCAAGCCGTTTTTGAAGCCCCTAATGGCCGTGGTTTTGGCCGTAGTTTTGGTGTTTGGCACCGCTCAGGGTGCCTGGGCCGCTGCAGGTGGCCGCATGGGAGGCGGTAGCTTCCGGGCTCCGGCTCCTCGCATGAGTCCGGCCCCTCGCACCTACGCTCCCGGTGGCGGTGGCGGCTACTATCCCGGCGGTGGCTTTGGCTTTCCGTTTTTATTCCCCTTCATTGGCATTGGGGGTGGTTTTGGCGGGTTGTTTACCCTGCTGATTTTCATTGCCATCGCCAATGTAGTGGTGCGTGGCCTCAGGGGCGCAACTGCTGGTGACGACTACGACTATGCTGCTCCTGCTAGCAGCAACCCGCCGGTGTCTATTGCCAAACTCCAGGTAGGGCTACTGGCCGATGCCCGCGCTCTGCAAGACGACCTCAACCGTCTGGCAACTACGGCTGATACCGGTACCTCCCAAGGTTTAGCCAAGCTGCTGCAAGAAACTACTCTGGCCCTGCTGCGCCACCCGGACTACTGGGCCTACGCTGCCGGCGAAGAAAAGCAAACCCGCCTGCTCAGCGCTGAGCAAGAGTTTAACCGCTATACCCTCTCGGCCCGCAGCCAGTTTAGTGCCGAAACTCTGTCTAACGTCAACAACCAGCTTACTCAAGCTGAGCCCCAGGCTTTGCTGACGGGCGACACCGACCAGGCTCCCGGCGAATACATTCTCGCTACGGTGGTTGTAGCAACCCAGGGCAAGCTTGACCTGCCTAAGGTTTACTCCTCGGCTGACTTACGCCAGGCCCTCAACCAGATTGGTGCAGTCT
Encoded proteins:
- a CDS encoding Gfo/Idh/MocA family protein; amino-acid sequence: MTASQTSVGDRSVSKEVQSSSENRIRYAVVGLGWFAQTAALPSFPSSENSEVVALVSDDPVKLQELSQSYGIQHTYSYDEYEDCLTSGAVDAVYIALPDHLHCEYTVRAANQGIHVLCEKPMATTVAEGERMIQACQSNGVKLMIAYRLHLDPANMRAVEIVQSGQIGQPRIFNSVFSQQVRGNNIRLRQATGGGTLEDIGIYCINAARYLFQAEPVEVFAMAANNGKERFREVDEMISVILRFPDQQLANFTVSFGASPVSTYHIIGTEGDLRLESAYAWDAEITHHLTINNELSRQTFASHGQLAAEFAYFSNCIIQNEDPEPSGIEGLNDIRIICALHESIQQGKPVVLDQMNFVQHPTADLITVRPTSVDPANLIHAASPEDS
- a CDS encoding transporter substrate-binding domain-containing protein, with amino-acid sequence MTWNWLGFGLALGAQLAVLPVFAADLDTIRARGHLVVAVRDGWQPLSFRDREGDLVGLEIDLAHGLATAIFSDPAAVEFVVVPNGDRLPAVLEDRADVAIAGLTLTSGRQRLVSFSPPYYLDGAAVLVRDPQVQSLSDLQRQRLGVLQGSSTVAIVRYLLPLAILTPLNSYQDAFDRLSTGQIDGFAGDVTALSGWQQAHSGYYLVPSLLSAEPLAIALPKGTQYNELRSLVNQTVIDWHQNGWLEERTTFWGLP
- a CDS encoding tetratricopeptide repeat protein, encoding MENSNLLLIYLGILLALLSVAAFFVVRQVIKTRRIESTLGRLQSRLTKEKGTAQEYYELGSLLLDKKLYTQAALYLQQAIKQLGNDEAENAAVVYNALGYSYFAQDQYDLAIRNYKEALKISPEYVTALNNLGHSYERKQLTTQALEMYEAALALEPKNSTARRRFDSLKKRVAPAEKS
- the rplT gene encoding 50S ribosomal protein L20, with the protein product MARVKRGNVARKRRNKILKLAKGFRGSHSKLFRTANQQVMKALRYAYRDRRNRKRDFRRLWITRINAASRMHGLSYSQLIGQLKKANIDINRKMLAQMAVLDPDGFAKVVEVANQS
- a CDS encoding thiamine phosphate synthase — encoded protein: MPELTGLPALPNHADAAVYRILDANLDRAREGLRVIEEWCRFGLNNSAQTEQLKHLRQTLAQWHAPELRLCRDTPGDPGTALTHSQEAERTNVTAVLQANFCRVQEALRALEEYGKLYRDDLAAGSKAMRYQVYALESEILGGHRLQRLRQGLTYLVTSPCDRLLPIVEAALQGGIALVQYRDKDTDDYLRLELAQKLKDLCHRYGALFLINDRVDLALAVEADGVHLGQTDLPVFTARQLLGNQRIIGRSTTSPDEMQRAIAEGADYIGVGPVYTTPTKPGKAAAGLDYVRYAAEHATVPWYAIGGINTENLSEVLQTGAERVAVVRALIEAENPTLIAQYFAAQTNHRRAFHTVAASTG
- the rpmI gene encoding 50S ribosomal protein L35; this translates as MPKLKSRKAAAKRFRRSGSGKIMRRKAFKNHMLQHKNAERRSRLSKIALVSEEDAPNVELMLPYL
- a CDS encoding response regulator transcription factor, with translation MPRILVIDDDPAIAELVSVNLEMAGYDVNQAGDGIKGQALAVQLLPDLIMLDLMLPKVDGLTVCQRLRRDRRTAEIPVLMLTALSQTQDKVDGFNAGADDYLTKPFELDEMLARVRALLRRTDRIPQAAKHSEILNYGPLTLIPERYEAIWFDGTVKLTHLEFELLHCLLQRHGQTVSPSQILQEVWGYEPNDDIETIRVHVRHLRTKLEPDPRHPKFIKTVYGAGYCLELPAVTVE
- the thiS gene encoding sulfur carrier protein ThiS, with protein sequence MIDPTTDNFHLLVNGESQPCASGTLLPNFLESLGMNPRLVAVEYNGEILHRQLWETTYLRPNDRLEIVTIVGGG
- a CDS encoding DUF1517 domain-containing protein, whose amino-acid sequence is MVKQLFQRLKPFLKPLMAVVLAVVLVFGTAQGAWAAAGGRMGGGSFRAPAPRMSPAPRTYAPGGGGGYYPGGGFGFPFLFPFIGIGGGFGGLFTLLIFIAIANVVVRGLRGATAGDDYDYAAPASSNPPVSIAKLQVGLLADARALQDDLNRLATTADTGTSQGLAKLLQETTLALLRHPDYWAYAAGEEKQTRLLSAEQEFNRYTLSARSQFSAETLSNVNNQLTQAEPQALLTGDTDQAPGEYILATVVVATQGKLDLPKVYSSADLRQALNQIGAVSGENLLAVEVLWTPQQSGETLSGDELIAQYPELKLI